AGGTGCAGCATCGGGACGAGGACCTGGTCGGTGTAGTCGGCCACCCACTGCTCGGCGGCGCCCGCGCCGAGCGCGGCGACGATCTCGCCGAGCGCGCTGCGGCCGAGCCCGGGCTGCGGGGCGACCAGGCCGACCAGGCACTTCAAGTCGGCGATGTGCGGCGGCACTTCGCGTACGGCGACGTCGAGCCCGGTGATCTCCGGGCCCTGGGCGCGCCCCGGTTCGTCGACGGCGAGCCACGCCGGGTCACGGGTGATGGCGAAGCCCGGGTGCGCGGCGAAGGTGCTCGCGGCGTAGCCCGCGTCGAGCAGCCGGTTGATCTCCAGACCGCGGCGCAGTTCCGTACGGGTGGACTCGCGGCGGGAGTTGGTGAGCCTCAGGCCGAGCGAGAGCTTCAGCATCACGTCGGCGTCGGGCCGGTAGACGGTGCGCACACTGGAGGTCGGCCACCACTCGGCGCCGAGCTCGCCGAGCGGCTTCAGCGCGCCGGAGGCGACCAGGCGCGCGATACGCGGCCGGTGCAGCAGGTCACGGGCCTGCCACGGGTGCGCCGGTACCAACACCCGGCCGTCGGCGGGGCGTTGACCGGCCAGTTCGGCGAGCAGCTGGACGGTGTCCTTGCCCGCCAGCGAGGGCGCGCCGTCGACGGCGTCGTGAGAGACCACCGAGGCGTCGGCCTCGAACCAGTGCAACCGGAAGGAGCCGCGAAGCTCCGGTGAGAACGCGGCGGCGTCGTGGTCCGAGATGCCGTCGCGGCTCTTGGGCGCGGGGTGGTTCAAGTGCCCCAGAAGCAGGGCCTGTTCGGCGTCCAGGAAGCCGTCGGTGCCTTTCGGCGGCTCGGGGTTGGCGCGGCGGTGACCGATGAAGGAGGCCACCCGGCGCACCGACTCGGCGGTGCGCTCGACCAGATCGGCCACCTCGCCCTCGGGTACGCCTCCGGCGCGGCTGCCGCCCCGTACCGCGGCCTCGGTGGAGAGCAGGGCGACGGCGGTCACCGGGTCCGCCGCCGCACCCAGCGGCCCGCCTGGGCCCTCCAGGCGTGCCGGTGCGAAGCGGTGCCAGCCGGTGGGGGAGCAGTGGGTCACCTCGGTGACCAGCGCCAGTCCGGCGGTCGGCAGCTCGACGCGCAGCGGGCCGGGCGCGACCGGGGAGCCGGTCTCCCGCAGCCAGCAGCGCAACAGCGCCTCGACATGGGCGTGTTCGGCCGCGGCCCGCGGGTTCAGCGTGTGCAGCGGGTCGGCCGGTACGCCGCCGGGAGTCGAAGTCGTCGCGGGGGTGCTCATCCGGCGCTCTCCTCAATGAGACGTGCACAGGCCCGGCCTGCGTCGAGTACGACGGCCACGAGATCGTCGATGTCCTCGGTCGTGGTGGTGGGGTTGAGCAGGGTGAACTTCAGGCACACCTGCTTGGTCGCCGGGTCCTCGGCCGAGGCGACCTCGGTACGTCCGATGAGCGCGGTGCCGGTCTCCAGGAGCCGGCGCCGCAGGGCGCCGTTGAGTTCGTCCGCCCGGGACAAGTCCGTGGTGCGGTAGCGGAAGACCACCGTGGTGAGTTCGGCCGGTGCGACCAGTTCGAGCCGGGGCTCGGCGAGGATGCGCTGCTCGGCGTGGCGGGCCAGGTCGTGGCAGGTGTCGACCATCCGGCCCAGGCCCTCGCGGCCGTAGGCCAGCATCGTGGCGGTGGCCTTCACCGCGTCCGGGCGGCGGGTGGTCTGCAGACTCCGGCCGAGCAAACCGTCGTAGCCCGCCTCCGAGTCGTCCGTCGGATTGAGGTAGGCGACCTCGCGGTCCAGCGAGGTGAACGCGGTGGTGTCGGAGACGAGCAGGACGCTGGTGGCGGCCGGCTGCCAGCCGATCTTGTGCAGATCCAGGGTGATGGAGTCGGCGAGTTCGAGTCCGTCGAGTCGTTTGGCGAGCCGGTCCGAGAGCAGGGCGCCGAATCCGTACGCGGCGTCGACGTGCATCCAGACGCCGTGCCCGGAGGCGATCTCGGCGATCTGCGGCAGTGGGTCGATGGAGCCGAAGTCGGTGGTGCCCGCCGTCGCCATCACCGCGAGCGGTGTCCGGTCCGGGCCGAGCGCGTCGAGCGCCGCGGCCAGCGCCTCGGGACGCATGCGCCGCCGCGCGTCGGTCGCGATCGGGTGTACGGCGGCTTCGCCGAGTCCGAGTGCCGCGCAGGCGCGGTGCACCGAGAAGTGGGCGAGCTCGGAGCAGAACACGACGGGGCCGGGCAGCGCGGCCACCCCGTGCTCGCGGGCGTTGAGTCCGCGGCGCAGGGCGGCGGCGTCCCGGGCGAGCAGCAGGCCGAGGAGGTTGGACAGCGAGCCGCCGGGGGTCAGGACGCCGTCGGCGCGGTCGCCGAGTCCGGCCAGGCGGGTCAGCGCCTGGATCAGCCAGCGCTCGACGGCGATCGCCGAGGGGCCCGAGTCGTAGGTGTCGAGCGAGGCGTTGCCCGCGGAGGCCAGAACGTCGGCGGCCACCGCGACCGACAGCGTCGGCGGCTGCAGATGGGCGGCCGCACGCGGGTGCGACAGATCGATGCCGTGCTCGATCAGCACATTGGCCATCAGGTTCAGCGCCGCTCTGGTGCCCATGCCCGCGTCGGGGAGCCGGGCGTCGCCGAGGGCCTTGGCCGCCGCGGCGAGTACCTCGGCCGGAGTGCCCGCGGGGATCGGGCCTGCCGGACGGGCGGCGGAAAGGGCGGTGTCGACCGTTTCCGTCAGGGCAGCCCGCACCTCGGCGAGACCCTCGCGGGTCCCGGCGAGCACGGACGGGGGGAACGGGGCGGGAACGGGTGGTGCTTCGGTCAGCGGTATCACGCGCCGGTCTCCTCAGCCTTCTGCGAGCGGATTGGGGTGCGTGCCGTTGGGGTACAGCGCGTGGCGCAGTGCGCGGTCGCCGTAGCGCGTGACCACGATCCGGTCGCGGTTGAGCCCGTAACGCGGGATCTCGGGGGTCAGCAGGTCGTACTCGGCGAAGCGCTCGGCCAGTTCCGGATTGCGCTTCTGGAAGTCGAGGATGGTCTGGCGGACCAGGGACCAGAAGGTCTTCTCCGGGACGCCCAACTGCTCGGCGCACAGCGGCGCGAGGTAGCGGAAGTGCCCGACGAACACCTGGTCCATCACGTGCTGCTTGATGATCGAGGGGTGCTTGCGCGGCAGTACGTGGTCGTGCCCGTCCGGCTCGGCGCCGCGCTCGGGCACGTCGGTGAAGGACACACAGACGTCGTCGACGAAGTCCTTCAGGTACAGGCGGACCGGCACGTTGTTCTCGTCGTAGCCGAGCAGGGTGTTCTGGCCGTGCGGGTTGAAGGTGACCCCGTACCGGTAGAGCACGTGCAGGATCGGTACCAGGAGGGTGTCGAACAGGCGCCGCAGCCACTCCTGCGGCTCGAGGCCCGAGGAGCGGACGAGCGCGGCCACGAAGGCGTCGCCGGTGTGGTCGACGTGCAGCAGCGAGGCGAAGGTGCGCACCCGCTCGTCGGCGTCCTTGCGGGCGGTGACCGAGTCGCGCCAGATGCAGCCCAGGGTCTCCAGGTGCTGGTACGGGGCGTCCGGGAGTTTGGTCAGGTAGGGGTGGCGCACCGTCACCGAGGCGACCTCGCCGAGGAAGACGGTGCGGCAGGTGTCGGTCAGGAACGGATCGCGCTCGACGAGTCCGCGCAGCCACTGGGTGACGACCGGCGCGCCCATCGTGCAGTGCGGCGGAATCCCGCGCCACACAAGGGTGTTGAGGATCTTCAGCGGGAGTTTGACGTCGTACCGGTCGGGGGTGCCGACGTTGGCCATGGTGCGGATCGACTGACCCGGAAGATAGGCGTCCTGGCTCTCGCCGAGCGGGATGATGCGCTGCTGGGCGATGTCCGCGGCGTGCAGGATCTGCACCGCGTGGTCCCACTGCCAGGGGTGCACCGGCATCCACACATAGCCCTGCGGGTCGGCTCCGGCGGCTTCCAGTACCGCGGTGAAGCGCGCCCGGGTGGACTCGTCCAACTCGCGGGCGAGGATGGCCTCTTCGGACAGTTCGGAGGTACCGCGGAACTCGGCGAGACCGCGGTGCACGGCCACCCACTGCAGGGTCAGCGGCTGGGCGGACTCGGGCGCGTAGCGGCGGACGTCGGTGGCCGAGAAGCCGATCCGGCCCTTGTTGGCGACCAGGAGGTTGTGGCCGGTCATCCGGCACTCCAGCTCGCTGTGGCCGAGGTCGAGCAGCTCGGCCACGGTCTCGCCGCCGTGGGTGATACGGGCGGCGTCGACGGCCAGCGTGGCGGAGAGTTCGGTGAAGTAGGTGGCCACGGTCGAGGGGTCGGTGCCCAGCGTCGAGGCCGCTTCAAGCAGGAACTGCTGTGCGTCCCAGGCCGGTTCGGCTATGGAGTTGCCCAACATGCTGGTCGCGGTACGGGTCAGGGACCTCGGGTCCACCCGCAGCCAGCCGAAGGCGCCCACGGTGGCTCTGAAGGCGTAGGAGGTGCCGCTGTCGAGGTCGATGCGGTAGCCGCCCTCGCCGGTGTCCACCGCCTTGAGCATGTCCTCGAAGCACCACTCTCCGACGGCCTTCGCAAGGAGCTGTTGGTTGGCTTCCCGCCAGGCCGCGGGAGTCACCTCCGACAGGTCGGGCACGGGGTGGTTCTGCGGGGTGGGCATCAGCGGCTCCGAAGTGTCGCGGTAGGCAAGGCTCCTGGGCCCGGTGACCAGGCCGAGGAGGAGTTTAGGTAAGGTTTACCTAACTCACAAGCCCATCTCGACGGGTTCCGGTGTGACGAGCGCTCAACTCGCCCCGTATGCGCACCTCGTGGCGGGTGCCGGAACCCCTCCGCTGTGATTAGGTTAACCTAACCAAACCTTTCTGGCACTCCCCATCCCCGAGGTGATCAGCGATGCCCGCCAGCCCGCACGCCGCACGCTGGACGTTCGCCCTGGTCAGTGCGGGCGGGGTCGTGATGACCCTCGATGTGACCGTGGTCAACGTCGCACTCGCCGCCATCGCCCGGGACTTCGACGCCGGACTCGACCGCGTGCAGTGGACCGTGTCGGCGTACTCGCTCGCCTTCGGGGCGCTGCTGCTCACCGCGGGCGCGCTCTCCGACCGCATAGGCCGCAGGGCCGTGTTCACCGCGGGCATGGTCCTGTTCACCCTCGCCTCGGCCGCCTGCGGACTGGCACCCGACGCGGGCACCCTCATCGTCGCCCGCGCGGCCCAAGGGCTCGGCGGATCCATGGTGTTCGCACCCGCGCTCGCCCTGATCGCCGCCGCCTACGAAGGCGCCCGTCGCCAGGCGGCGATCGCCTCCTTCGCCGCCATCGCCTCCGCGGCCGGAGCCCTCGGGCCGGTGGTCGGCGGCATCCTGGTGCAGACCCTGGGCTGGCGGTGGATCTTCCTCGTCAACGTGCCGATCGGCGTACTGGTCGTCGCGGGCGCACTGACCCGGATGCCCGAGTCCGCGGCGCCCGAACACCCGCGCCGCCTCGACCCGTTGGGCGCACTCCTCGCCGTCGGCGCCCTGCTCGCGCTGCACTACCCCCTGACCGTCGGCCCCGAGAAGGGCTGGACGTCACCCGGAGTGTTCCTGTCGGCCACGGCCGGACTCACCCTGGCCGCCGCCCTGGTGGCCAGCCAGCGCCGCCCGGACGGACTCATCGACATGGCCCTGCTGCGGATCCGCGCCCTGTCCGGCGCCGCGGTCCTGGGCTTCCTCGCCCGGATGACCTGCCTCGGCGTACTGGCCTTCGTCACCCTGTGGCTCCAGGCCACGCACGACTACTCACCGCTCGAAGTCGGCCTGCATCTGCTGCCGTTGACCGGCAGTGTGCTGGTCGCCGGGATGTTCGTGGCCCGGCTGCAGAAGCTCCACCCGCCACAGACACTGGTGGCGGCCGGCTTCGCCGCACAGGCCCTCGGACTGCTCGCTCTCGCGGCCGCCGCGGACGGCGGCCCGCTGCTGACGGCGACCGGCCTCGTCCTGCTCGGCTGCGGCAGCGCCGTCATCTTCCCGCCGTTGATGGGCGTCGCGGTGGGCGCCGTACCCGCCGACCGGGCAGGCATGGCCTCGGGCCTGACCAACGCCTGCTATCCGCTCGGCACGGCCACCGGGGTGGCCGTGTTCGGCGCCCTGTTCACCGCGCGCGTCGATGCCGGACTGAGCACCGCCGAGGGCGCGTCGGCCGCCCAAGAGGCCACCGGGACAGGGCAGTTCGGCGACATCGAGCCCAGCCTGCGGCCGGTTGCCCAGGAGGCGTTCACCGACGCCTTCACCGCCGTCTGTCTCGCCTCGGCGGCCCTGTGCCTGCTCGGCATGCTGGCCGCCCGCACACTGCGGCCGGTGCCCACGAGCGCGGACACGCCCGTGGGCCGCTCCCTGACCGGTACCGCTCAGGCGTCCTGATTGCGGCGCAGCAGCCACACCAGATACGGCGCACCGATCAGCGAGGTCACGATGCCCACCGGGATCTCGGTCGGCGCGATCAGCCAGCGCCCGAGCGCGTCCGAGGAGACCACGAGCACCGCACCGAGCACGGCTGCCATCGGCACCATCCGCGCGGCGCTGTTGCCGACGAGGCGGCGCGCCAGGTGCGGAGCGACCAGTCCGACGAAGCCGATCGCGCCCACCGCCGCAGCCGTACCGGACGCCAGCACGGCACCCGCACCGAGCACCAGCAGCCGTACGCGCCCAAGGCGCAGCCCGAGCGCGCGCGGCAGCTCGTCGCCAAGCGCCAGCATGTTCACCGGACGTGAGGCGAACACCAGGAGCACGGCGACCACCGCGGGCAGCACCAGCCAGTTCAGTGCGGTGTAATCACGGCCGTACGTACTGCCGTTGAGCCAGGTCAGTGCCGCGGAGATGTTCATCTGCGCGCCGACCACCATGATGTTGACCAGTGCCATCGCGGTGGCGCCCGCCCCGAGTCCGACGAGCACCACACGCGTCGGGTCCAGACCGCTGCGGCCGCCGCTCTTGGGGCCCCTGGCCACCAGGACGACCAGACTCAGCATCAGCACACCGCCGATCCCCGCCGCGAACGGCAGAGCGACCGCGGGAGCCGAGGGAACGACGAGGATGACCAGCATGGCCGCCACCGAGGCGCCACCGGTCACGCCCACCAGGCCCGGCTCGGCCAGCGGGTTGCGCACCACCGCCTGAACCGCCGATCCGGCGACCGCCAGACAGGCACCCGCCAGCGCCGCCACCAAAATGCGCGGCAGCCGGTACGAGAGGACCGCCTCGGTCATCGGGTCGCCCGAGCCGAACAGTGCCGTGCCCAACTGGCCCCAGCTGATGTGCACATCACCGATGCGCAGCCCGATCGCCATCGCGGCCGCCAGCGCGACAAGACCGGCGCCGATCGCCACCGTGTAGGCGGGCAGGTGCCGTTGACCGGCCACCGTCACCGCCGCACCACTGTCCGCGTCACCCGTGCTCACCCGGCGCGCCAGCGCCATGAACACCGGTCCGCCGATCAGCGCGGTGACCACGCCGACCGGGATCTCCGCGTACCCGGCCGACGGGGGCAGGGTCAGCTGGGCCGCCGCGTCCGCGGTGAGCACCAGGGCGGCGGACAGTACGGCCGCCAGCGGGATGAGCAACGCGTGCTTGCGAACGCCGAGTTGGCGCACCATGACCGGCGCGATGAGGCCGACGAAGCCGATCGGTCCGGCCAGCGAGACCGCCGAGGCCGAAAGCAGCACGGCGATCAGGAAGGCCGCCGGACGGATGCGCTCCACCCGCACGCCCATCGCCTGAGCGGTCTCGTCGCCCAGGCCCATCAGGTCGAGCGGCCGGGCGAGGAGCGGGGCGAGCAGAGCGCCGAAGAGCACCAACGCGCCGAGCGTCAACGGCCGTTCGAGGCCGGACTGCATCAGCGTGCCGTTGCCCCAGAAGAACAGCCCGCGGGTGGCCTGCACGTCGAGGATCTGCATCAGCTCGGCGGCCGACGTACCCGCGAGCGCGACGGTCGCACCGGCGAGCAGCACCCGGCCCGGCGTCAGAACGCCACCGCTGGTGAGCAGATACACGAGACCGATCGCGACCAGCCCGCCGAGGAAGGCCGCGCCGCCGGAGGGTATCGGACCGAGGTCCGCGCCGGTGAACGCGACGAGCACCACGGCGAAGTAGGCACCGGCGTTGACGCCCAGGGTGTCCGGGGCCGCCAGCGGATTGCGGGTCGCGCCCTGGATGAGCACCCCGGACACACCGAGGGCGACACCGACCACGAGCCCGGTGAGCGTACGCGGCAGCCGCGCACCGAGAAGCACGTCCTCGGTGTTCTGGTCGCCACTGCCCACCAGAACCCGCGCGATGTCGCCGATGCCCACGCCGGAGGCGCCGAGACCGAGATGGACGACGCCCACCAGGCACAGGACGAGGGACAGCCCGCCGCCCACGAGCAGAGCTCGTGGGCGGCGGCTGAGCACAGGAACCGAAGCGGTCATCAGACCTTGAGCGCCTTACCGGTCTCGTCGAGGATCTGCACCGCCGACAGCGGGCCGCCGAACAGCCAGGTGCCCGGGTCCAAAGCGCGGGTGCGGTCCTGCTTGACGAAACTCAGGTTCTTCCAGACCGGGTTGCCCGCCAGATCACCCGTGAAGGGGTTGTCGGCCTCACTGGCCACGTACAGGAACGTCGAGTCCTTCTCGACCTTCGTCAGGCCCTCCACACCGACGGTGGTCATGCCCCAGACGTCGGACTTGCCCTTCCAACCGTTCTTCAGACCCGCGAGGTTGAGCACCTGCGGGGCGAAGGCGTCGTCGGTGAGCATCCGGATCGAAGCGGTGCCGTTGGCGGTGAAGCCCTGCGCGAGCGCGTACTTCAGGCCCGCCTTGTCGGCCTTCGCCAGACGGGACTTGAGGTCGGCGGCCTTGGTGTCGATCTGTCCGATGACTTCCTTGGCCTTGTCCTCCTTGCCCACGGCCTTCGCGAGCTCGGTGAAGTTGTGCTTCATCGTCTCGAGCTGGGGCTTGGTGGTGTACTTGAACGACGCCACGGGGGCGATGCTCTTGAGCTGCTTGAGGTTCGACTTCGAGCGGTCGTCGTCGATCACGATCAGGTCGGGACGCAGCGCCCGGATCTTCTCCAGGCTCGGCTCGTTGCGGTCACCGACGTCGGTGACCTGCTTCGGAAGCTCGGCGCCCTTGGCGGTGATCCACGTGCCGTAGCCCTTGTTGTCGGCGCTGCCCACCGGCGTGACGCCGAGCGCCACGAGCTCCTCGGTGTAGGTCCACTCCAGGGCCACGACCTTCTTCGCGGGCTTGTCGAGGTGGACCGTACCGCGCTCGGTGTCGATCGCGATCTTGCCCTTGCCGGACTTGTCGCCCCCCGACTCGTCACCGGCGTCCCCGGCGGTGCCGCCTCCGCAGCCGACCGCGGCCAGCATGAGCGCGACGGCGGTGCCGCCCGTCGCGAGGGCGCGCAGCATTCTGTGCATGGTGGAGTTTCTCCCTTGTGCTGATGGTGAAGGACGGGTCGTACTTGGGGGGTTGGGGTGTTGGTTCAGGAGGCGGCGGCGGGCGCGGACCGCTGCGGGAAGCAGGCGAGGTAGCCGCTCTCGGGGTCGCGTACGACGTCGACCCGCAGCCCGAAGGCACGCTCGATGGTGTCCGGGGTGAGGATCTCCTCCGGCGTCCCGGAGGCCGTCACCGAGCCGTCGGAGACCACCACGACCTCGTCGGCGTACGCGGCCGCCTGCATCAGGTCGTGCAGGACGACGCCGCAGGCGATGTCGTGCTCACGGGCCAGTTTGCGGACCACGTCGAGCACCTCGAACTGGTGCCGCAGGTCCAGATACGTCGTGGGCTCGTCGAGCAGAAGTACACCCGCACGCTGGGCAAGTACCGTTGCCAGCCAGGCGCGTTGGCGCTCGCCGCCGGACAGTTCGTCGAGCCTGCGGTCGGCCAGCGGACCGGCGTCGGTGACCTCCAGCGCCCACTCGATCGAGGAGAGGTCCTCGTCGGTGTGCCGGGCGAACGCGCCCCGGTGGGCGTAGCGGCCGTGCCTGACCAGCTCACGGACCGTCACCCCGGCGGGTACCAGCGATGCCTGCGGAAGAAAGGCGAGTTCCTGCGAAAGGGACCGCCTGGAAAGCGAGTTGAGGGGACGGCCGTCGATCTGCACCTCGCCGCCGATCGGCGGGAGCAACCCCGCGACGGTGCGCAACAGGGTCGACTTGCCACAGCCGTTGGGCCCGACCAGAACGGTGATGGCACCGGCACGCAACGACACGTCGACCTGCTTGAGCACCGTCCGGCCCGCATGCCCGACCTCGAGCTCCTTCGCCACCAGACGAACGCCGCCCTTGGACACCACGTAACCTCCCCGCCTCGGACCGTCGGCGCCACCATACATTTTAGGTAAGCCAAACCTAATACCCGGGCCCGTGAATGTTCGATCCGTAACCGCGTTGAGACTTAGCGTCCCGGTCCGCGGCCACCGTCGCGGGGCTGTGCGATTCCGGCAAACCGAACGGGCCGCGGGGACCTGCGGCGATGCGTCGACGCCGAGGAGGCCCGACTCGCAGGCGAGCGGCGGCTGTCGGGCGGCAGGCAGAGTACGCGCTGCCGCCCGAAGTCACAACTCCCCATTGATTGGCGGTATTTGGCCTACGCGGCGCAGAACTCGTTGCCCTCCGGATCACGCATGATCCACCAGTGTCCGGCAGGGCCCTGGTCCACCTCACGGACCCGGGTCGCCCCCAGCGCTTCCAGTCGGGCCGCCAGCACTTCGAGGCCCCCCGCCTCGCCGTGGATGTCGATGTGCAGCCGGTTCTTGACGGACTTCTCCTCCGGTACGTCCTGGAAGAGCAGCCGTCGTCCGCCGCCGACCCCGCTCGTCGGGTCGAACGGGTCCTCGGGATGGCGGACCGCGGCATAGCCCCGGAAGGTCTTGCGCCCGTGGTGCTCCGCCACCGCGGCCTCGGGCAGCTGCCCGGCCGCGAGCAGCTGCTCGACGAGCGGGCTCGGGTCCTCCACCTCGTAGCCCAGCGCGGCGGCCCAGAAGTCCGCGAGGGTCGCCGCGTCCCTGCTGTCGATGACCAGCTTCCAGTTCAGTGCCATACGACCAGTCTGCCCGCGCCGCCTGCCCGCCACGACTCCGAGGAGAGCGGGCGGGACCGCGATCCGGGCAGGTCTCCGCCGCCGGCGCCGGGGGAGCGCTGCGCAGAGTGAAGGACGACGCACCCAGCGGGAGCACGGCCCGAAACAGGTCCGGGCTGGGCGTGCGGGTGAGGACGGTGGCGAGGGAGTATGGAGGGGCCGGTGCCGCGTATCCGGGTGCCCGGTGCGCGTCCGGTGCGGCAGCCCGACGGGGCCCGGAAGGAGAGCCCGTGGACATGGGTGCGACCGACCCCCTGGGGGCCGATCCCGGAGCGGGCCCCGCGCCCTCCGGGACCGGAGGCCTGCTCGATGAGCTGGGCGTGGCCGCGGTTGTCCTCGACGGCGAGGGGCGGATCCGGTTGTGGAGCCCCCAGGCCGAGGAACTCTTCGGATACACCCCCCAGGAGGCGCTCGGGGAGTACGCTGCCCCGCTGCTCGTCTTCGAGGAGCACCTGGAGCAGGTGCTCAACCTGTTCGCCCGCGTCATGGCCGGCGGAGGCATCTGGGCGGGCGCCTTCCCGGTGCGCCACAAGGACGGCAGCAGCCGCCTCGTCGAATTCCGCAACATGCGGCTGGAGGACCAGGAGGGAGCGGGCTACGCCCTGGGGCTGGCCACCGACCAGGCCACTCTGCGGCGCGTGGAGCGCGACCTCGCCCTGTCCACCCGACTGGTGTCGCAGTCGCCGATCGGACTCGCCGTCCTGGACACCGACCTCCGCTACATCTCGGTCAACCCCGCGGAGGAACGCATGAACGGCGTGCCCGCCGCCGAACACGTCGGGCGGCACGCGCACGAGATCATGCCCCAGGTCGACGCGTCCTTCGAGTCGGCGATGCGGAAAGTACTGGACACCGGGGTCTCCGTGATCGACCAGTACACGGTGGGCCGCACCCAAGCCGACCCGGACCACGACCACGCCTGGTCGGTCTCCTTCTACCGGCTCGAGGCGCCGAGCGGGAAGGTGCTGGGCGTGGCCACCCTGAGCGTGGACGTCACCGACCGGCATCGCGCCGCCGAGGAGCAGCGACGCACCGCCATCGCCCTCCAACGAGGCCTGTTGCCCCGGCCCACCCCGCGCCGCCCCGGCCTCGACATCGCGGTCCGCTACCGCCCCGCACAGGCCACCGTGGAGATCGGT
This is a stretch of genomic DNA from Streptomyces sp. NA04227. It encodes these proteins:
- a CDS encoding MFS transporter, whose product is MPASPHAARWTFALVSAGGVVMTLDVTVVNVALAAIARDFDAGLDRVQWTVSAYSLAFGALLLTAGALSDRIGRRAVFTAGMVLFTLASAACGLAPDAGTLIVARAAQGLGGSMVFAPALALIAAAYEGARRQAAIASFAAIASAAGALGPVVGGILVQTLGWRWIFLVNVPIGVLVVAGALTRMPESAAPEHPRRLDPLGALLAVGALLALHYPLTVGPEKGWTSPGVFLSATAGLTLAAALVASQRRPDGLIDMALLRIRALSGAAVLGFLARMTCLGVLAFVTLWLQATHDYSPLEVGLHLLPLTGSVLVAGMFVARLQKLHPPQTLVAAGFAAQALGLLALAAAADGGPLLTATGLVLLGCGSAVIFPPLMGVAVGAVPADRAGMASGLTNACYPLGTATGVAVFGALFTARVDAGLSTAEGASAAQEATGTGQFGDIEPSLRPVAQEAFTDAFTAVCLASAALCLLGMLAARTLRPVPTSADTPVGRSLTGTAQAS
- a CDS encoding iron ABC transporter permease; translation: MTASVPVLSRRPRALLVGGGLSLVLCLVGVVHLGLGASGVGIGDIARVLVGSGDQNTEDVLLGARLPRTLTGLVVGVALGVSGVLIQGATRNPLAAPDTLGVNAGAYFAVVLVAFTGADLGPIPSGGAAFLGGLVAIGLVYLLTSGGVLTPGRVLLAGATVALAGTSAAELMQILDVQATRGLFFWGNGTLMQSGLERPLTLGALVLFGALLAPLLARPLDLMGLGDETAQAMGVRVERIRPAAFLIAVLLSASAVSLAGPIGFVGLIAPVMVRQLGVRKHALLIPLAAVLSAALVLTADAAAQLTLPPSAGYAEIPVGVVTALIGGPVFMALARRVSTGDADSGAAVTVAGQRHLPAYTVAIGAGLVALAAAMAIGLRIGDVHISWGQLGTALFGSGDPMTEAVLSYRLPRILVAALAGACLAVAGSAVQAVVRNPLAEPGLVGVTGGASVAAMLVILVVPSAPAVALPFAAGIGGVLMLSLVVLVARGPKSGGRSGLDPTRVVLVGLGAGATAMALVNIMVVGAQMNISAALTWLNGSTYGRDYTALNWLVLPAVVAVLLVFASRPVNMLALGDELPRALGLRLGRVRLLVLGAGAVLASGTAAAVGAIGFVGLVAPHLARRLVGNSAARMVPMAAVLGAVLVVSSDALGRWLIAPTEIPVGIVTSLIGAPYLVWLLRRNQDA
- a CDS encoding IucA/IucC family siderophore biosynthesis protein; this encodes MSTPATTSTPGGVPADPLHTLNPRAAAEHAHVEALLRCWLRETGSPVAPGPLRVELPTAGLALVTEVTHCSPTGWHRFAPARLEGPGGPLGAAADPVTAVALLSTEAAVRGGSRAGGVPEGEVADLVERTAESVRRVASFIGHRRANPEPPKGTDGFLDAEQALLLGHLNHPAPKSRDGISDHDAAAFSPELRGSFRLHWFEADASVVSHDAVDGAPSLAGKDTVQLLAELAGQRPADGRVLVPAHPWQARDLLHRPRIARLVASGALKPLGELGAEWWPTSSVRTVYRPDADVMLKLSLGLRLTNSRRESTRTELRRGLEINRLLDAGYAASTFAAHPGFAITRDPAWLAVDEPGRAQGPEITGLDVAVREVPPHIADLKCLVGLVAPQPGLGRSALGEIVAALGAGAAEQWVADYTDQVLVPMLHLYAATGIGLEAHQQNTLVRLDERGRVTGSTFRDNQGYYLATSHLPGLLKQLGADSSTLAVVDDALVDDRLSYYLLRNQALSVIGCLAVDGLADERDLLAVLAARLRAALPQLAEAGPEGDRLARRWLDADTLPCKGNLLTRLHGIDEVLAPLDAQSVYLDAPNPLQEASA
- a CDS encoding IucA/IucC family siderophore biosynthesis protein yields the protein MPTPQNHPVPDLSEVTPAAWREANQQLLAKAVGEWCFEDMLKAVDTGEGGYRIDLDSGTSYAFRATVGAFGWLRVDPRSLTRTATSMLGNSIAEPAWDAQQFLLEAASTLGTDPSTVATYFTELSATLAVDAARITHGGETVAELLDLGHSELECRMTGHNLLVANKGRIGFSATDVRRYAPESAQPLTLQWVAVHRGLAEFRGTSELSEEAILARELDESTRARFTAVLEAAGADPQGYVWMPVHPWQWDHAVQILHAADIAQQRIIPLGESQDAYLPGQSIRTMANVGTPDRYDVKLPLKILNTLVWRGIPPHCTMGAPVVTQWLRGLVERDPFLTDTCRTVFLGEVASVTVRHPYLTKLPDAPYQHLETLGCIWRDSVTARKDADERVRTFASLLHVDHTGDAFVAALVRSSGLEPQEWLRRLFDTLLVPILHVLYRYGVTFNPHGQNTLLGYDENNVPVRLYLKDFVDDVCVSFTDVPERGAEPDGHDHVLPRKHPSIIKQHVMDQVFVGHFRYLAPLCAEQLGVPEKTFWSLVRQTILDFQKRNPELAERFAEYDLLTPEIPRYGLNRDRIVVTRYGDRALRHALYPNGTHPNPLAEG
- a CDS encoding pyridoxal-dependent decarboxylase, with product MIPLTEAPPVPAPFPPSVLAGTREGLAEVRAALTETVDTALSAARPAGPIPAGTPAEVLAAAAKALGDARLPDAGMGTRAALNLMANVLIEHGIDLSHPRAAAHLQPPTLSVAVAADVLASAGNASLDTYDSGPSAIAVERWLIQALTRLAGLGDRADGVLTPGGSLSNLLGLLLARDAAALRRGLNAREHGVAALPGPVVFCSELAHFSVHRACAALGLGEAAVHPIATDARRRMRPEALAAALDALGPDRTPLAVMATAGTTDFGSIDPLPQIAEIASGHGVWMHVDAAYGFGALLSDRLAKRLDGLELADSITLDLHKIGWQPAATSVLLVSDTTAFTSLDREVAYLNPTDDSEAGYDGLLGRSLQTTRRPDAVKATATMLAYGREGLGRMVDTCHDLARHAEQRILAEPRLELVAPAELTTVVFRYRTTDLSRADELNGALRRRLLETGTALIGRTEVASAEDPATKQVCLKFTLLNPTTTTEDIDDLVAVVLDAGRACARLIEESAG
- a CDS encoding ABC transporter substrate-binding protein, whose amino-acid sequence is MHRMLRALATGGTAVALMLAAVGCGGGTAGDAGDESGGDKSGKGKIAIDTERGTVHLDKPAKKVVALEWTYTEELVALGVTPVGSADNKGYGTWITAKGAELPKQVTDVGDRNEPSLEKIRALRPDLIVIDDDRSKSNLKQLKSIAPVASFKYTTKPQLETMKHNFTELAKAVGKEDKAKEVIGQIDTKAADLKSRLAKADKAGLKYALAQGFTANGTASIRMLTDDAFAPQVLNLAGLKNGWKGKSDVWGMTTVGVEGLTKVEKDSTFLYVASEADNPFTGDLAGNPVWKNLSFVKQDRTRALDPGTWLFGGPLSAVQILDETGKALKV